The window AGATCGACAGCAGGGTGAAGGTGACCGTCGGCTCGCAGCGGTCGAGACCGTAACTGCGGGTCACCGCGAACATCGCGGCCTCGACGTCCTCCGCGCCCTCGCCGCCCGCGAGCAGCAACTCCCCGATACGCAACGTCAGGTCGAGCACGCGTGGTACCGCCGGCCCCGCTTCGTCCGGCCTCTGCGCCGGCTCCGGCGCCGGCCGCTCGGCGACGGGCATCCGCAGCATCGTGCGCATCCGGTCCTGCCAGGGGGCCTCCTTGGTCAGCTGGACCATCGGAATGCCGTGCGCCGGGGTAAAGGCGGGTGGCGCCTGCTTGGCGCCGTGGGTGCGCGGCGGGGCGAACGCGGAACCGATCGTGTCCGAGCCGCTGCCCGAACCCGAACCCGAACCCGATCCGGAGCCGGAAGCGGAACCGGCACCGGGGGGCTCGGGTGTCAGACCGGTCGGAATGGCGAACTCCGAGGTGGGATGGTCGTCCTCCGACGGACTCGGGGACTTCCCCACCCCCTCCGGCGGGACGAAGGCGCTGCGCGCCTCGTCGGACTGGGGCTTCTGGTCCTCGGGACCGCCCTGTTCCGCCACCACTCGACCTCGCTCCTTCTTGGCTGCGCGTCTTCGGTTGCGCTTGTGCCCAGTATGGCCACGGACATGGGCGCAGACGCGAAACGGGCGGCACACCTGTGAAAGGTGTGCCGCCCGTTCCTTACGCGGAACCGTGATCGGACCTTGCGCGGGACCCTACGGACCGTGCGCAGTACCGCATACGGAATCGGCGTCGAGCCGGTCCGACGGCTGCGGGGACCGCAGGCGTCAGTGCGCGCCGCCCTGCGCCTCGAGGCGCTTGTAGGAGGCCTCGATCTCGGCCTCCGCCTCGGCGCGGCCGACCCAGTCGGCGCCCTCGACGGACTTGCCGGGCTCCAGGTCCTTGTAGACCTCGAAGAAGTGCTGGATCTCCAGGCGGTCGAACTCCGACACGTGGTGGATGTCGCGCAGGTGCTCCACCCGGGGGTCGGAGGCCGGGACGCACAGCAGCTTGTCGTCGCCGCCGGCCTCGTCCGTCATGCGGAACATGCCGATGGCGCGGCACTTGATGAGGCAGCCGGGGAAGGTCGGCTCGTCCAGGATGACCAGCGCGTCCAGCGGGTCACCGTCCTCGCCGAGGGTGTTCTCGACGAAGCCGTAGTCCGCCGGGTAGCTGGTCGAGGTGAAGAGTCGACGGTCCAGGCGGATCCGACCGGTCTCGTGGTCCACCTCGTACTTGTTCCGCGAACCCTTCGGGATCTCGATGGTGACGTCGAACTCCACGGGTGGCTCCTCCATGATCAACACATACGACTGGTGATTAAGTGTCCCCCACGGAGATGTGTGCTCGCGAAAGGGGCTGGTCAACGGTGGCCGAGCCGGTGAAAAGACCGTCGATCAATCCGTTGAAAGCGTTCCGCGGGCCGACCGGAGCGGCCCGCCCGAACAGGTTGCACGGACTGAGTAACTGGCAGTTCACGGCAGGCTCCGCCGTCCTCGGCCTGGCGCTCGCAGCCGGCGCCGTCCTCGCCGCCGGCCCCTGGGACTCGGGTCAGCGTAAGGCCGAGCAGGAGTGGGCGGCCGCCAGGAGCCGTACAGGTGGTGCACATCACGAGGCCACCGCACCGTCCGGACCGGCCCCGGCCCCCAGTGCCCCGGCGGTCCTCACGGGTCTGAACACCGGGGTCGACAAGTCCGCCCCGGACGCCCCGGACACCCCGGACGGAGCAACGGCCGACCTCCGGGACACCCTCACCCCGTTGCTGAACGCCTCCGCGCTCGGCACGGTCCGTACCGCCGTCGTCATCGACACCGGCACCGGCAAGCGGCTGTACGGGAAGGGCGCCGACACAGCCATGACGCCCGCCTCCACCGTCAAGATCGCCACCACCGTCGCCGCGCTCTCCGCCCTCGGCCCCGGACACCGCATCGCCACGACGGTCCAGGCGTCACCGGACTCCCGCAGCCTCACCCTCGTGGGCGGCGGAGACCCCACGCTCGACAAGGCCGCGCTGCGCGAGCTGGCCGCCGACACCGTGCACGCGCTGCGCGACCGCGGCATCGACACCGTCCGGCTCGCGTACGACACGTCCCGGTACTCCGGACCCGCGCTGCACCCGATCGGCCCCAACGAGAACATCGCCCCGGTCAGCGCCCTGATGGTGGACGAGGGGCGGCTGGACGGTACGGACAGCGGGCCCGCCCCGCGCAGTGGCGACCCGGCCGGTGACGCCGCCCGCGCCTTCGCCGGACTGCTGAACGACGCGGACATCGGCACCGGCTCCGGCCCGGTGTCCGGCCGCCCGGCCGCAAAATCCCGGCCCGTCGCCGAGCACCTCTCCGCCCCGCTGTCCGCCCTCGTCGAACGTGCCCTGACCAACAGCGACAACGACATCGCCGAGGCGCTGGCCCGGCAGACCGCCCTGGCCGCAGGTGAACCCGCCGACTTCGACGGCGCCCGACGGGCCGTCACCGCGCAGCTGAAGAAGCTGCATCTGCCGCTGAACGGCGCAAAGTTCGCCGACGGCAGCGGACTGAACCGGCAGGACAAGGTCACCGCCGGGCTGCTCGCCGGGCTGCTGGCCCGCGCCGCCGACCCGGACCACCCCGAACTGCGCCCCGTCCTCACCGGCCTCCCGGTGGCAGGCTTCAGCGGCACCCTCAGCAAGCGGTACACCGAGACATCACGCGGCACCGGCCTGATCCGCGCCAAGACCGGCACC is drawn from Streptomyces sp. NBC_01717 and contains these coding sequences:
- the dacB gene encoding D-alanyl-D-alanine carboxypeptidase/D-alanyl-D-alanine endopeptidase, which codes for MAEPVKRPSINPLKAFRGPTGAARPNRLHGLSNWQFTAGSAVLGLALAAGAVLAAGPWDSGQRKAEQEWAAARSRTGGAHHEATAPSGPAPAPSAPAVLTGLNTGVDKSAPDAPDTPDGATADLRDTLTPLLNASALGTVRTAVVIDTGTGKRLYGKGADTAMTPASTVKIATTVAALSALGPGHRIATTVQASPDSRSLTLVGGGDPTLDKAALRELAADTVHALRDRGIDTVRLAYDTSRYSGPALHPIGPNENIAPVSALMVDEGRLDGTDSGPAPRSGDPAGDAARAFAGLLNDADIGTGSGPVSGRPAAKSRPVAEHLSAPLSALVERALTNSDNDIAEALARQTALAAGEPADFDGARRAVTAQLKKLHLPLNGAKFADGSGLNRQDKVTAGLLAGLLARAADPDHPELRPVLTGLPVAGFSGTLSKRYTETSRGTGLIRAKTGTLTGVNTLAGTVVDGQGRLLAFAFLASGTTSPSEAQSSLDALAASLAARTR
- a CDS encoding inorganic diphosphatase, giving the protein MEFDVTIEIPKGSRNKYEVDHETGRIRLDRRLFTSTSYPADYGFVENTLGEDGDPLDALVILDEPTFPGCLIKCRAIGMFRMTDEAGGDDKLLCVPASDPRVEHLRDIHHVSEFDRLEIQHFFEVYKDLEPGKSVEGADWVGRAEAEAEIEASYKRLEAQGGAH